One region of Ahniella affigens genomic DNA includes:
- a CDS encoding sigma-70 family RNA polymerase sigma factor, whose translation MASKQAQFDALVRATSGDLYRFAYWLCGQEALAEDLVQETFMRAWRSLDDLRDTQAAKAWLTTILRREHARLYERKGPTGLEPIEDLDLIDEDGPSPDQLGEDAIIRRAIAGLEPKYREPLLLQVLGGLSCEEIAHELRISAQAVMTQCFRARQKLKSALAGPGLEGKVYELP comes from the coding sequence ATGGCCAGTAAACAAGCCCAATTTGATGCCCTCGTGCGCGCGACCAGCGGCGACCTGTATCGCTTTGCCTACTGGCTGTGCGGCCAGGAGGCTCTGGCTGAGGATCTCGTGCAAGAAACCTTCATGCGGGCCTGGCGCTCGCTGGATGATCTGCGCGACACCCAGGCTGCCAAAGCCTGGTTGACGACGATCCTGAGGCGCGAGCACGCCCGCCTTTATGAGCGTAAGGGCCCGACCGGTCTGGAGCCCATTGAGGACTTGGACCTGATCGATGAGGACGGTCCGAGCCCCGATCAATTGGGCGAGGACGCGATCATCCGGCGGGCGATTGCTGGTCTGGAACCCAAGTATCGCGAGCCCCTGCTGTTGCAGGTTCTGGGCGGGCTCAGCTGCGAGGAAATCGCGCATGAACTACGAATCAGCGCGCAGGCCGTCATGACTCAGTGTTTTCGAGCCCGTCAGAAGCTGAAATCAGCACTGGCGGGACCAGGTTTGGAGGGCAAGGTTTATGAACTGCCTTGA
- a CDS encoding MAPEG family protein yields MHAHIPVITILTCLLMLAAMVVVGMCRGKYKVLAPATSGHPTFERAFRAQANTVEQVLIFLPLLWVAHSYGYSTWAAYFGYAWLIGRTWYLIGYIQEAGKRSMGFLISSLAAGGLLVLCLMGAFKSFF; encoded by the coding sequence ATGCACGCCCATATTCCCGTGATTACGATCCTGACCTGTCTGCTCATGTTGGCGGCGATGGTGGTCGTCGGCATGTGTCGTGGCAAGTACAAGGTGCTCGCACCGGCTACGAGTGGCCACCCCACGTTTGAGCGCGCGTTTCGCGCTCAGGCCAACACGGTCGAGCAGGTGCTGATCTTCCTGCCGTTGCTGTGGGTGGCTCATTCCTACGGCTATTCGACCTGGGCGGCCTACTTTGGCTATGCCTGGCTGATCGGTCGGACGTGGTACTTGATCGGCTACATCCAGGAAGCCGGCAAGCGATCCATGGGCTTCTTGATCAGCTCGCTTGCAGCGGGCGGCCTGCTCGTTCTGTGCCTGATGGGGGCGTTCAAGTCGTTTTTCTGA
- a CDS encoding HutD/Ves family protein, with amino-acid sequence MPYSLNVPDMRLIPYATLSPSPWKNGLGLTREIAVQPDPRFAVGFSWRLSRATVQDTSAFSRFAGVRRWLGLAQGLAFELRIADRPPHTLERAGDVIAFPGDVACEGVPLMGPIEDLNLMVADPTLDAEMTVRPMVGSMVLTRGDNVMLGLHLLDGHFAVQGQGGAPLGAGDTVLMDAESPSLMRGVGAGHALFFRVFATG; translated from the coding sequence ATGCCTTATTCTCTGAACGTCCCCGATATGCGCCTGATCCCTTACGCCACACTGTCCCCCAGCCCCTGGAAGAACGGCCTCGGCCTGACGCGCGAAATCGCCGTACAGCCTGATCCACGCTTTGCGGTTGGTTTTTCCTGGCGCTTGTCGCGGGCGACGGTGCAGGATACATCGGCGTTTTCGCGCTTTGCCGGCGTGCGCCGCTGGCTCGGTTTGGCGCAAGGCCTCGCGTTCGAACTGCGCATCGCTGACCGCCCGCCGCATACGCTGGAGCGCGCCGGCGACGTGATCGCCTTTCCGGGTGATGTGGCGTGTGAGGGCGTGCCGCTGATGGGCCCGATCGAAGACCTGAACCTGATGGTCGCCGATCCGACGCTCGACGCCGAAATGACGGTGCGACCGATGGTCGGTTCCATGGTGTTGACGCGCGGTGACAACGTCATGCTCGGTCTGCATTTGCTCGACGGGCATTTCGCCGTTCAGGGTCAGGGCGGCGCGCCGCTCGGGGCCGGCGACACGGTGTTGATGGATGCCGAGTCACCAAGCCTGATGCGCGGTGTTGGGGCGGGCCATGCGCTGTTCTTTCGAGTTTTTGCGACCGGCTGA
- a CDS encoding adenosine deaminase, with the protein MTQITALESFVRGLPKAELHIHIEGSLEPELIFQLAKRNGITLSYPSVEALRAAYAFTDLQSFLDIYYAGASVLITEQDFYDMAMAYFRRAAADQVIHAELFFDPQTHTERGIAIGTVINGLVRAQAAAKAELGVTSALILCFLRHLSEDDAFKTLAEAEPFLQHIVGVGLDSSEVGHPPEKFARVFAKARALGLRAVAHAGEEGPPAYVWGALDVLHVQRIDHGVQSIRDEQLMQRLIDTRMPLTVCPLSNVKLCVYKHLADHNLGQMLARGVCVTINSDDPAYFGGYMNQNFVETVMALNLTAADARQLAANSFEASFVDADARAAMMQRLADYCAAHGV; encoded by the coding sequence ATGACTCAAATCACTGCTCTCGAATCCTTTGTCCGTGGCCTCCCCAAGGCCGAACTGCACATCCACATCGAAGGCTCCCTGGAGCCCGAGCTGATTTTTCAGCTGGCCAAACGCAACGGCATCACGCTCAGCTACCCAAGTGTTGAAGCGCTGCGCGCCGCCTACGCGTTCACCGATCTGCAGAGCTTTCTGGATATCTACTACGCCGGCGCGAGCGTATTGATCACCGAGCAGGATTTCTACGACATGGCGATGGCCTATTTCCGTCGCGCTGCCGCGGACCAGGTGATCCATGCCGAACTGTTTTTCGATCCGCAAACGCATACCGAGCGCGGCATTGCGATCGGCACCGTGATCAACGGGCTGGTGCGCGCACAAGCCGCAGCCAAGGCGGAATTGGGCGTCACTTCGGCGCTGATTCTGTGCTTCCTGCGCCATCTCAGCGAAGATGACGCATTCAAGACTTTGGCCGAGGCCGAGCCATTCTTGCAACACATCGTTGGTGTCGGTCTCGACTCCTCCGAAGTCGGCCATCCACCTGAAAAGTTCGCCCGTGTGTTTGCCAAAGCCCGCGCACTCGGACTTCGCGCCGTGGCACATGCCGGCGAAGAGGGCCCACCTGCGTATGTCTGGGGCGCACTGGATGTCTTGCACGTGCAGCGCATCGATCATGGCGTGCAGTCCATTCGCGACGAGCAACTGATGCAGCGCCTGATCGACACGCGCATGCCGCTGACCGTTTGCCCCTTGTCCAACGTCAAGCTCTGTGTCTACAAGCACCTTGCCGATCACAATCTCGGCCAAATGCTGGCACGCGGCGTGTGCGTCACGATCAATTCCGATGACCCCGCGTACTTCGGGGGTTACATGAATCAGAATTTCGTCGAGACCGTCATGGCATTGAACCTGACGGCCGCCGACGCGCGCCAACTTGCGGCAAACAGTTTCGAAGCCAGCTTTGTCGATGCCGACGCGCGCGCCGCCATGATGCAACGGCTGGCCGACTACTGCGCCGCACACGGAGTCTGA
- a CDS encoding DUF3379 family protein, with the protein MNCLEFRRELAASPQVMSAAAREHRGHCSTCADAWHRAQLFEQRLQSVLAVPVPMGLADRILLRQTTDSRVHRQSARQTWIRLAAGLMMTAGMVGVGYLTFGTSASLASASMAHLSHEPFALNRTELIPAATVSQLFAESGVYLKAPLQSITYLTRCPVYGQKTIHMVIRDGGQPITAIYVPNNQQGSADFAERQIVGRHRNIGHGTLVLMAEHGDAFDRIEASFRAAIEGSSSLAGMY; encoded by the coding sequence ATGAACTGCCTTGAGTTTCGCCGCGAATTGGCGGCCAGCCCACAGGTCATGAGTGCTGCCGCGCGCGAGCACCGGGGCCACTGTTCCACTTGTGCTGACGCCTGGCATCGCGCTCAGTTGTTCGAGCAGCGCCTCCAGTCGGTGCTGGCCGTGCCGGTGCCAATGGGTTTGGCGGACCGAATCTTGCTGCGACAAACGACCGATTCCCGGGTGCATCGCCAATCAGCCCGACAAACGTGGATTCGCCTCGCTGCCGGACTGATGATGACGGCGGGCATGGTCGGCGTGGGTTACCTTACCTTCGGGACGAGCGCGTCGCTCGCCTCCGCGTCGATGGCGCATCTGAGCCATGAACCGTTCGCGCTGAATCGTACGGAGCTGATCCCCGCAGCCACGGTGAGCCAGTTGTTTGCTGAATCGGGGGTCTATTTGAAGGCCCCGCTGCAATCGATTACGTATTTGACGCGCTGCCCCGTGTACGGACAAAAGACCATCCACATGGTGATTCGCGATGGCGGGCAGCCGATCACGGCGATCTATGTGCCCAACAATCAGCAAGGCAGTGCCGATTTTGCCGAGCGGCAAATCGTTGGCCGGCACCGCAACATCGGACACGGGACGCTTGTGCTGATGGCCGAACATGGCGATGCGTTTGATCGCATCGAAGCCAGCTTCCGGGCTGCGATTGAAGGGTCGAGTTCGTTGGCCGGGATGTACTGA
- the uraH gene encoding hydroxyisourate hydrolase, translating into MAGLTTHILDTAHGRPAAGVRIRLFQLQADTRQLLTERTSNQDGRCDQPLLDANAIAVGQYELEFAIGDYFAGLGVTLPEPRFLDVVPIRFGIAQPTQHYHVPLLVSPFSFSTYRGS; encoded by the coding sequence ATGGCCGGCTTGACCACGCACATTCTCGATACGGCGCACGGCCGCCCGGCTGCGGGCGTGCGCATTCGGTTGTTTCAGCTGCAAGCAGACACGCGCCAATTGCTGACCGAGCGCACCAGCAATCAGGATGGTCGCTGCGACCAGCCTTTGCTCGACGCGAATGCCATTGCGGTGGGCCAGTACGAACTGGAGTTTGCGATCGGCGATTACTTTGCTGGCCTGGGCGTGACATTGCCCGAGCCACGGTTTCTGGATGTCGTGCCGATCCGCTTTGGCATTGCGCAGCCGACGCAGCACTATCATGTTCCGTTGCTCGTCTCGCCGTTCTCGTTCAGCACGTACCGGGGCAGCTGA
- a CDS encoding RNA-binding S4 domain-containing protein — MRETHPNTQPDGCRLDLWLWAARFFKTRSLAKAAITGGKIRVNREPVKPAKSVRVNDTLEIQRSGEVWMVQVTSLSDQRGSAEQAARLYHETPDSTATRLAAREQRRLEALGMQPPDGKPDKRARRLIRALGDIEAF; from the coding sequence ATGCGCGAGACGCATCCAAACACCCAACCTGATGGCTGCCGCCTGGACCTTTGGCTCTGGGCGGCACGGTTTTTCAAGACCCGGAGTCTTGCCAAGGCGGCGATCACTGGCGGCAAGATCCGCGTCAATAGGGAGCCCGTCAAGCCGGCAAAGTCAGTGCGCGTGAATGATACGTTGGAGATCCAGCGCTCTGGCGAAGTCTGGATGGTGCAGGTCACGAGTCTCAGTGATCAGCGTGGCAGTGCCGAACAGGCTGCACGGCTGTATCACGAAACACCCGACAGCACCGCCACGCGTCTGGCTGCGCGCGAGCAACGGCGACTCGAGGCGCTGGGCATGCAGCCACCCGACGGCAAGCCCGATAAACGCGCCCGCCGCCTGATTCGGGCACTGGGCGACATCGAAGCGTTCTAA